CCCCGCCCCGGCCGGCGGCCCCCGCGTCCGCCTACCGGACCCGTGTCGACCGCCCGCCGTCGCGGACCCGTCCGGGCACGGGGCGGCGGACCCGGCCCGGCAGCCGGTCGGCCAGCCGGTCCTGCAGGCCCCACCAGGTGACCCGTACCAACGCCTCTTGAACGATCGAGCGGCTCATCTTGCTCCGCCCGTACGCGCGCTCGGTGAACGTGATGGGCACCTCGACCACCCGGGCCCCCGCCCGGACCGCCCGCCAGGCCCAGTCGACCTGGAAGCAGTAGCCCTGGCTGGCCACGTCGTCGAAGGGCAGCCGGTCGACCAGCTCGCCGCGCACCGCACGGAAGCCCCCGGTGGCGTCGGCCAGCGGCAGCCGCAGCGACCACCGCGTCCAGGTGTTCCCGGCCCGGGACAGCAGCAGCCGGTGCACCGGCCAGTCCTCCACCGCGCCGCCGGGCACGTAGCGCGAGCCCAGCACCAGGTCCGCGTCGGTCAGGGCGGCGAGCAGGTCGGGCAGCTGCTCGGGGTGGTGCGAGCCGTCGGCGTCCATCTCCACCAGGACGTCGTAGCCGCGCTCCCGGCCCCAGCGGAAACCGGCGACGTAGGCGGGGCCCAGCCCGGTCTTCACCGTCCGCCGCAGCACGTGCACCCGGGGGTCGAGGGCGGCCAGCTTGTCGGCGAGCTCCCCGGTGCCGTCCGGGGAGCCGTCGTCCACCACGAGGGCGTGCGCGTCCGGGACGCTGACGTGCAGCCGCTCCAGGATGGGCTCGATGTTCTCCACCTCGTCGTAGGTGGGGACGACGACCAGCACCCGCGGGCCGCTCACACCGCTCCCCCGCGATCCCGCCGGCGGCGCAGGCCCGGCAGCAGCACCGCGAGCAGCGCGCCGGCACCCAGGGCCGACAGCAGCCACTCCGGGCCGGCACCCAGCCGCTCGGCGGGGGTGGTGCCGTCCCGCTGGGCGATCTCCTCGACGAACACCGCGGGCTCGAACAGCCCCGAGGCGGCGGCCAGCGAGCCGTCGGGGGCGATGACCGCCGAGATGCCGCTGGTGGAGGCCAGGGCGACCGAGCGGCCGAACTCCACCGCCCGCACCCGGGCGGCGGCGACCTGCTGCTCGCTCTCGGCGGAGTAGCCGAAGGTGGCGTTGTTGGTCTGCACGACGATCATCCCGGCGCCGGCCCGGACGCCGTCGCGCACCAGGCCGTCGTAGACGACCTCGAAGCAGATGACGTCGGCGACCCGCGCCCCGCCCAGCTCCAGCAGCCCCACCTCGTCGCCGGCGGCGAAGTCCCGCCGCACCAGGTCGACCTTGTCGCTGAACAGCCGGAAGAAGTCGCGGTGCGGGATGTACTCGGCGAACGGGACCGGGTGCCGCTTGACGTAGGTGTCCCCCGGCCCGGTCTCGGGGTCCCAGACGATCGCGGTGTTGCTGACGTACTCCCCCGGCCCGCCGACCACCGCACCGACCAGGACCGGCGCGCCGATCGCCCGGGCGGCGGTGTCGATCCGCGCGGCGGCGTCGGCGTTGCGGTAGGGGTCGATGTCGGAGCTGTTCTCCGGCCAGACCACCAGGTCCGGCTGCGGCTGCTCGCCGGCGGCGACCGCCTCGGCCAGCGCCACCGTCTGCTCGACGTGGTTGTCCAGCACCGCCCGGCGGCGGGCGTTGAACTCCAGGCCCGGCTGCGGGACGTCGCCCTGCACCACGGCCACCGTCCGGGTCGGCCCGCCCGCGGTGAGCGAGGAGCCGGGCAGCGGCAGCCAGGCCAGCCCGCCGAGCGCCGGGACGGCCAGCGCGCCGGCCAGCGCGAGCGCGGCACCCCGCCGTCCGCCGCGGGTCGACGACAGGACGGCAGCGGCGAGCAGCGTGCCGGTGAGCGCGACGGCGAAGCCGACGAGGGGCACCCCGCCGTACGCGGCGAACGCCAGGAACGGGCCCTCGGTCTGGCTGAAGCCCACCCGGCCCCACGGGAAGCCGCCGAACGGGACGCGGCCGCGCAGCGCCTCCTGGGCCACCCACAGCGCCGCCGCCCACAGCGGCCACAGCGGCAGCCGGGACGTCGCGGCGGTCGCCGCGCCGAGCAGGGCCAGGAACACCGCCTGGGCGCCGGCCAGCGCCAGCCACGGCAGCGCGCCGACGAAGATCCCGCTCCACGACAGCAGCGGCACGAACCACACCAGCCCGCAGACCAGCCCCAGCCAGGCGCCGGCCCGGGCGCGCTGCCCGGAGACGGCGAGTGCCAGCGCGGCGGGGCCCAGCGGCGCCAGCCACCACAGGGACCACCCGGGGAAGCTCAGCAGGAGCAGCAGCCCCGCGGCGGCGGCCAGTGCGGTGCGCCGCGGCCACCGCCCACGGGGAGCCCGCGCGGGCGCCGGGCCGGGAGGCCGCGGCAGGGTGCCGGTCGGTGACGCTGTCGGCACCCGCGCCTCCCCGTGCTCCCGTGCGTCCGGGGACCACCCCGGCAGCTGACCTTCCTTCAGCATCCCACCCCGGTCCCCGGGCCCGGCCTTCCGCGCGCGGAAGGCCGGGTGTGGCCACCCGTTCGCGCCACCTACAGCGGCTGTACCGACCGTGCAGGGACGGTCAGCTCAGGTCGTGAACCGGGCGGCCGCCGACCAGCAGCCCGCGGCAGGCCGGCCGAGCCCGTCCGGCGAGGACGGCCGAGAGCGTCTCCCCCGTCGCCCACAGCGCCAGGTCCGCCGGCGCCCCGACGGCCAGCGGCCCCTGCGGGTGCTCGGCGCGGGCGGCGTGCCAGCCGCCGTGGGTGGCGGCGTCGAACGCGTCGAACGGTCGCAGCCCCGAGGCCGGCGCGTGGTGGTCGACCGCGGCGTGCACCGCGCCCCACGGGTCCAGCGGGGTGACCGGGGCGTCGCTGCCCAGGGCCAGGGCCACCCCGGCGTCGGCCAGCTCGGCGAACGGGTTGGTGGCCAGCGCCCGGTCGACACCGAGCCGCTCGGCGTACATGCCGGCGTCCCCGCCCCAGGTGGCGTCGAAGGCCGGCTGCACGCTGGCCACCATCGCCCAGTCCCGCATCCGCCCGACCACGTCGGGGCCGACCATCTCCAGGTGTTCCAGGCGGTGCCGGCACGCGCGCACCGCGGCCGCGCCCAGCTCCTCGACGACCGCGCCGACGGCGGCGAGCACCTGGTCGACGGCGGCGTCCCCGATGACGTGGAACCCGGCCTGCACGCCGGCGCGGGTGCAGGCCCGCACGTGGTCGACCAGGGACGCCGTGTCGAAGCGCAGGTGCCCGGTGGTCCCCGGTCGGTCGCTGTAGGCCCGGTGCAGCGCCGCGGTGTGCGAGCCGAGCGCGCCGTCGCAGAACAGGTCGCCCCCGGCGCCGGCCAGGCCCAGCTCGCGCACCACGTCCAGCCCACCGCGCTCGGCGAGCTCGCCCCACCAGCCGAGCACCCGGGGCCCGGGCTCGGCGGCGGCGAGGGCCAGCAGGCCGGCGAGGTCGTCGGCGCCGGAGACCTCCGGGCCGGCCATCTCGTGCAGGCTGCCGATGCCCAGGGCGACGGCGGTGTCCCGCGTCGCCCGCTGCGCGGCGCGGCGCTGCCCGTCGTCCACCGCGCCGTAGGCGGCCTGCCGGGCGGCGTGGTGGGCGTCCAGCCGCAGCTGCCCGTCCGGGTCGAACCCGGGGAGCCCGCCGATGCCCGGGACCCGCTCCAGCAGGGCCGTGGAGACCGTGGCGGAGTGCACGTCGACCCGCGCCAGGTAGGCCGGCCGGTCCCCGACGACGGCGTCCACGTCGTGCCGGGTGAGGCCGCGGCCCTCCGGCCAGCCGGTCTCGTCCCAGCCGGTGCCCAGCAGGGTCCCCGACGGTGCCGCGGCGGCGTGCGCCCGCACCTTCGCCACGGCGTCGGAGAGGCTCAGGCTCGAGTGGAGGTCGAGACCGGTCAGCGCCAGGCCGGTCGCGGTGGCGTGCACGTGGGCGTCGACGAACGCCGGGGTGAGCAGCGCGCCCTCGCCCGCGACCCGCCGGTCGGCGGCCGGTGCGTCGGTGGCGTCACCGAGCCAGGCGATCGCGCCGTCCCGCACCAGCAGCGCGCGGCCGGCGCGGTCGCCCACCGTCACGTGGGTGACCAGCAGGCTGTCCGTCACGTCCCGTCCCTCCGTCCCCGGGCGCGGGCCGCACCCCGGGACGAGGACACCACGGCCCCGGCCGCGGCCGGTCGCTGGGGTGCGGCGTCCGGTGGCCGCCGCGGGCCCAGGGCGGTAGGCAGGACGGCGTGGGGCCCGACGGCGCGGAGCTGCGCACCGCCCGGCTGCGGCTGCGCCCCTGGACGACCCGCCGGGTGGACCTGGCCCGCCTGCTGGACCTCTACGGCCGCGCGGAGGTCACCCGCTGGCTGGGCGGCCCGCCGTCGGTGCCGCCGCTGGAGCTGCTCGCCCGCTGGCGCGCTGTGGGCCGGGCCGACGGCCGCGCCGGCGTGTGGGCCGTGGAGGTCGCCGGGCGCGGGACGGTGGCCGGCACGGCGCTGCTGAAGCCGCTGCCCGGCGGGGTGGGCGAGGTGGAGGTCGGCTGGCACCTGCACCCGGACAGCTGGGGTCGCGGCTACGCCACCGAGGCGGCCCGGGCCGTGGTCGACCGGGCCTTCACCGCGGGCCTGCCGGAGGTCTACGCCGTCGTCCGGCCCGGGAACACCGCCTCGGCGGCCGTGTGCGCCCGGCTGGGGATGACGCCGCTGGGCCGGGTGCGGCGCTGGTACGACGTGGAGCTGGACGCCTTCCGCCTGCTCGCCCCGCCGGTGGTGGACTAGCGGGTCGGGGGGCGGCGCACCAGGGCCCGGACCCGGCCCAGCGGGCTGGTCCGCGGGCGGGTGCCGCGGACGTCGCCGGAGTCCAGCCGCGCGGCCTCCTCCAGCGTGGGTGCGGTGCCGCCCAGGTGCACCGGCTGCCACCACCGGTCCTCCGGGCCGGCCGGCTGCTGCGGGTAGGTGCGCTGGGCGGAGTCGACGAGGGCCTCCATCGCCGTGCGGATGCGCTGCAGCAGTTGGCGAGGCTCCTCCCCCGGCTCGGGGTGGATCGGCTCGCCCAGGACGACGGTGACCGCCACGCCGCGCCGCAGCTCCAGCGGGTGGTGCTTGGTGAACACCCGCTGCCCACCCCACACCGCCGCGGGCAGCACCGGCACGCCGGCGGAGATCGCCATGCGCGCCGCGCCGGCCTTGAGGTCCTTGACCTGGAAGCTGCTGCTGATCGTCGCCTCCGGGAAGACACCGACCACCTCGCCGTCCTTGAGCGCGCGGACGGCGAGGTCGAACGCCGCCGCCCCCGCCCGGCGGTCGACCGGGATGTGGTGCATCGCCCGCATCAGCGGCCCGGACACGCCGTGGCGGAACACCGACTCCTTGGCCATGAACCGCACCAGCCGCTGCCGCGGCAGCGCGGCCAGCCCGAGGAAGGTGAAGTCCAGGTAGCTGACGTGGTTGCTGCAGACCACCGCACCGCCCGCCGCGGGAACGTGCTCGCTGCCCCGGACGTCGAAGCGGAAGCCCAGCAGCCGGAAGGCGACGAGCACCAGCCGGATGACCGTGCGGTAGGCGCGGTCGCGGGGGTCCGGACGGCGGCCGAAGAGGTCCCGGCGGACGACGTCGCGCCAGCGGGCGGTGTCCATGGCGGGACAGTAGCCCGCCGGCCGCGGGTGCTCGCTCAGCCGTGGGTCGCCTCGACCGAGGCGCGGACCACCGCGGTCAGGTCACCGGTGTCGGCGAACACCCGCCGCTGCAGGTCCGCGCCGGTGCCCCGGTGCAGCACGGTGGCGACGCCGTCGGCCACCCTCCGCTCGTCCCCGGCGCGGGCCAGCGCGGGCCGCACGTGCTCCAGCAGCGCCCGCACCACCACGGCCGCCGGCGCGGGCCGCCCGGTGGCGGGGTGCACGAGGTCGCCGGTGAGACCGGAGCGGCTGGCCCGCCAGCCGGCCATGCGCACCACCTCGCTGCGGACGGCCGGCGCCGGCCTGCCCGCCCGCCACTCCCCCGCCGCCGTCTCCACCAGCCCGCGCACCAGGCCGGCGAGGGTGACCGCGTCCCCGGCGTGCAACGCGACGTCGGCGACCCGCACCTCCACCGTGGGCCAGCGTTCGGACAGCCGGGCGTCGAAGTACAGCATCCCGGCGTCCACGATCGTCTCCGTGGCCAGGAGGTCCGCGACCACCCGGTGGTAGCCGGCCGCGTCGCCGAACAGCCCGGTGGGGCCCGACGACGGCCAGCGGCCCCACGCCTGGGCGCGGTAGCTGGCGTGGCCGCTGTCCTCCCCCAGCCAGAACGGCGAGTTGGCGGTCAGCGCGGTCAGCACCGGCAGCCAGACGCGGATCCGGTCGAGCACCGCCACGCCCTCCTCGTCGTCCTGCACCGAGACGTGCACGTGGCACCCGCAGGTGAGCTGGTCGGCCGCGGTGAGCCCGAAGGTGTCGGCCATCCGCGCGTACCGCCGTCCCGGGGTGTCCAGCGGCTCCACCCGCACCGGGGAGCTGGCCAGCGCCGCCACCCGGGCCCCCACGCTCCGGGCCGCGGCGTCCGCCCGGCCCCGCCAGTGCCGCAGGTCGGCGGCGACGTCGTCCAGCGCCGTGCAGACGCGGGTGCCGAACTCCAGCTGCTGGGCCTTGAGCTCGGGCACCAGCCGGCCCGCCGGGTCGCCGCCGCCCGCGTCGTCCGCCAGCTCGACGCGGTCGTGCGCGGCCACGGTCTCCCCCTCGCCGCGGCCGGCCGCCACCTCGAGTGCGGCCGGGCCCAGGGGCACCGGGCGCCCCGCGTCGTCGACGACCAGCAGTTCCTCCTCCACACCCACCGTCCGCACGGTGATCAGCATCGCGACCGGGCGGGGGCACCGCGCGCCGACGTCCACCATCGGGTCGGTCGTCGCCTAGCTTTTCCTGTCGTTGTCTTGTTTTCCCTCCGCGTATATCAACAAAATTGTTGGGCATAACGGTAGTGTGTCGGGCATGGTCGCCCGCTGGACGCCGCCCCTGCCCGCCATGCCGGCCCCGCCACCGGAGCGCGCCTGGCAGCGCCTCCCCGTCCCCCCGGGCTACGAGGCGCAGTGGCGCCGGCTGGTGGACGCCGCCCTCGAGGTCGGCATGGGGCCCGACGCGCTCGCCGAGGAGGGCCTGGACCCGGTCGCGGCAGCGCGCGGCTGGAAGCCGGCCACCGTCGCCCTCTACAGCAAGGTGGCCCGCTACGGCGGCATCGCGCTGGCGACGGTGCGGACGCCGGAGCCCGACCCGCCCACCCTGGAGCTGCGACCGCTGTCCTCGGTCCGCAGCGAGGACCCCGAGCACCTGCGCACCGTGGCGTGGTGCGCGCTGGCCCTGGGCTGGCCGGCGACCGTGGGCCAGTTCCGCACCCTGCGCCGCGACCAGGTGCACCCCACCGCACGGCGGGTCGTCGTCCGCACCGACGACGGCGAGTGGTCGGTGCCCGGCGCGCTCACCGCCTGGCACGCCTGGGAGGACTGCCGCGCCCGGTTCCCCGCCCTCGCCGACAGCCCGTGGGTGCTGCCCGCCCTGCGCCGCGGCCCCGGCCCGGCCTCCGCGGTCGGCGCCCAGCTGTCCAGCCAGGCGCTGCAGGTCACCTTCGCCAAGCACGCCGTGCGCACCGGCCAGCACCTGCGGCTGACCGCTCCCCCGTCGCGCCGCGAGGAGGCCGAGGCGCTCGCCGTGCAGTACCTCACGCTCTCCTACGACTCCTACCGCCGGCTGGCCCTGGCCGCAGGCGCCGAGCCGGTCGCCCCCCGCGGCGCCGTCCGCGCCAAGCGGAGCACCGCCCGTGCCGCGCGGGCGGCCGTCGGTCGCCGGGCCTGATCCCCCGGCTGTCTCTCCCCGTCGTTGCTTGTCCCGTCTTCCGTCTGAGGTGTCGCGTGTGTTGGGGATAACGGTAATACCGGGGCCGGCTCAGAGCAGCGTGAGCTGCTCGCCGGTGGACGGCGTCACCGGTCGCGGACGCCGGGACGGCGAGGGGGCCGCGTCCGGCAGGCTGCCGGCCGGGAAGTCGCTGTCCCCGTCGCCGGGGATGCCGGCCGGTGCCCCGCCGGTGCCGCGGGCCGCTCCCCCGGCCTGCCGGTCCAGGCCGTGGCGGGCCAGCAGCGGGGCGACCCGGTCGGAGAGCCAGCTGCGGTACTCCGGCGCCACGACCGCCCCGCGCCGGTAGAGCTGGCGGTAGCGCGGGACGAGCTGCGGGTGCTCGCGGGCCAGCCAGGCGGAGAACCACTCGCGGGCTCCGGGGCGCAGGTGCAGCGGGACGACGGTGACCCCGGTGGCGCCGGCTGCCGCGATGTCCCGCAGGGTGGCGTCGAGGTCGGCCAGCCCGTCGGTGAGCCCGGGCAGCACCGGGGCGAGGAAGACCCCGCACGGCAGGCCCGCGTCGGTGATCGCCCGCACCAGCTCCAGCCGGGACCGCGGGCCGGGCACGCCGGGCTCGAGCGAGGCGTGCAGCTCGTCGTCCCGGATCGCCAGCGACACCCCCAGGCCGACGGGGACGTCGCGGGCCGCGGCGGCCAGCAGCGGCAGGTCGCGCCGCAGCAGGGTGCCCTTGGTCAGGATCGAGAACGGCGTGCCGGAGCCGGCCAGCGCGGAGACGACGCCGGGCATCAGCCGGTAGCGCCCCTCCGC
This window of the Geodermatophilus sp. DSM 44513 genome carries:
- a CDS encoding glutamate--cysteine ligase — encoded protein: MRTVGVEEELLVVDDAGRPVPLGPAALEVAAGRGEGETVAAHDRVELADDAGGGDPAGRLVPELKAQQLEFGTRVCTALDDVAADLRHWRGRADAAARSVGARVAALASSPVRVEPLDTPGRRYARMADTFGLTAADQLTCGCHVHVSVQDDEEGVAVLDRIRVWLPVLTALTANSPFWLGEDSGHASYRAQAWGRWPSSGPTGLFGDAAGYHRVVADLLATETIVDAGMLYFDARLSERWPTVEVRVADVALHAGDAVTLAGLVRGLVETAAGEWRAGRPAPAVRSEVVRMAGWRASRSGLTGDLVHPATGRPAPAAVVVRALLEHVRPALARAGDERRVADGVATVLHRGTGADLQRRVFADTGDLTAVVRASVEATHG
- a CDS encoding Rv2578c family radical SAM protein gives rise to the protein MAGMRWDAQRLDADDPGTLPGMPSVRGLLRSVQVPEFPGLTFHEVRSRSALNEVPGDSPMPFRWTINPYRGCSHSCVYCFARGTHEWLELDTGRDFDTQVVVKTNLAEVLRRELARPSWRREHVALGTNTDPYQRAEGRYRLMPGVVSALAGSGTPFSILTKGTLLRRDLPLLAAAARDVPVGLGVSLAIRDDELHASLEPGVPGPRSRLELVRAITDAGLPCGVFLAPVLPGLTDGLADLDATLRDIAAAGATGVTVVPLHLRPGAREWFSAWLAREHPQLVPRYRQLYRRGAVVAPEYRSWLSDRVAPLLARHGLDRQAGGAARGTGGAPAGIPGDGDSDFPAGSLPDAAPSPSRRPRPVTPSTGEQLTLL
- a CDS encoding GNAT family N-acetyltransferase, which encodes MGPDGAELRTARLRLRPWTTRRVDLARLLDLYGRAEVTRWLGGPPSVPPLELLARWRAVGRADGRAGVWAVEVAGRGTVAGTALLKPLPGGVGEVEVGWHLHPDSWGRGYATEAARAVVDRAFTAGLPEVYAVVRPGNTASAAVCARLGMTPLGRVRRWYDVELDAFRLLAPPVVD
- a CDS encoding amidohydrolase family protein; this encodes MTDSLLVTHVTVGDRAGRALLVRDGAIAWLGDATDAPAADRRVAGEGALLTPAFVDAHVHATATGLALTGLDLHSSLSLSDAVAKVRAHAAAAPSGTLLGTGWDETGWPEGRGLTRHDVDAVVGDRPAYLARVDVHSATVSTALLERVPGIGGLPGFDPDGQLRLDAHHAARQAAYGAVDDGQRRAAQRATRDTAVALGIGSLHEMAGPEVSGADDLAGLLALAAAEPGPRVLGWWGELAERGGLDVVRELGLAGAGGDLFCDGALGSHTAALHRAYSDRPGTTGHLRFDTASLVDHVRACTRAGVQAGFHVIGDAAVDQVLAAVGAVVEELGAAAVRACRHRLEHLEMVGPDVVGRMRDWAMVASVQPAFDATWGGDAGMYAERLGVDRALATNPFAELADAGVALALGSDAPVTPLDPWGAVHAAVDHHAPASGLRPFDAFDAATHGGWHAARAEHPQGPLAVGAPADLALWATGETLSAVLAGRARPACRGLLVGGRPVHDLS
- a CDS encoding 1-acyl-sn-glycerol-3-phosphate acyltransferase — its product is MDTARWRDVVRRDLFGRRPDPRDRAYRTVIRLVLVAFRLLGFRFDVRGSEHVPAAGGAVVCSNHVSYLDFTFLGLAALPRQRLVRFMAKESVFRHGVSGPLMRAMHHIPVDRRAGAAAFDLAVRALKDGEVVGVFPEATISSSFQVKDLKAGAARMAISAGVPVLPAAVWGGQRVFTKHHPLELRRGVAVTVVLGEPIHPEPGEEPRQLLQRIRTAMEALVDSAQRTYPQQPAGPEDRWWQPVHLGGTAPTLEEAARLDSGDVRGTRPRTSPLGRVRALVRRPPTR
- the lnt gene encoding apolipoprotein N-acyltransferase — protein: MPTASPTGTLPRPPGPAPARAPRGRWPRRTALAAAAGLLLLLSFPGWSLWWLAPLGPAALALAVSGQRARAGAWLGLVCGLVWFVPLLSWSGIFVGALPWLALAGAQAVFLALLGAATAATSRLPLWPLWAAALWVAQEALRGRVPFGGFPWGRVGFSQTEGPFLAFAAYGGVPLVGFAVALTGTLLAAAVLSSTRGGRRGAALALAGALAVPALGGLAWLPLPGSSLTAGGPTRTVAVVQGDVPQPGLEFNARRRAVLDNHVEQTVALAEAVAAGEQPQPDLVVWPENSSDIDPYRNADAAARIDTAARAIGAPVLVGAVVGGPGEYVSNTAIVWDPETGPGDTYVKRHPVPFAEYIPHRDFFRLFSDKVDLVRRDFAAGDEVGLLELGGARVADVICFEVVYDGLVRDGVRAGAGMIVVQTNNATFGYSAESEQQVAAARVRAVEFGRSVALASTSGISAVIAPDGSLAAASGLFEPAVFVEEIAQRDGTTPAERLGAGPEWLLSALGAGALLAVLLPGLRRRRDRGGAV
- a CDS encoding polyprenol monophosphomannose synthase; translated protein: MSGPRVLVVVPTYDEVENIEPILERLHVSVPDAHALVVDDGSPDGTGELADKLAALDPRVHVLRRTVKTGLGPAYVAGFRWGRERGYDVLVEMDADGSHHPEQLPDLLAALTDADLVLGSRYVPGGAVEDWPVHRLLLSRAGNTWTRWSLRLPLADATGGFRAVRGELVDRLPFDDVASQGYCFQVDWAWRAVRAGARVVEVPITFTERAYGRSKMSRSIVQEALVRVTWWGLQDRLADRLPGRVRRPVPGRVRDGGRSTRVR